From the genome of Monomorium pharaonis isolate MP-MQ-018 chromosome 2, ASM1337386v2, whole genome shotgun sequence, one region includes:
- the LOC105837714 gene encoding NADH dehydrogenase [ubiquinone] 1 alpha subcomplex subunit 6 translates to MASRASTVVRQVKPILSVNQEDARRRVLTLYKAWIRQVPISLLSYDIPKTEAECKKKIREEFKRHAHLTDLRIIDKLIIRGQMELQEVANVWKTKGGVMHYWKETWEKKPTDFMSKFLSGQD, encoded by the exons ATGGCTAGCCGTGCTTCGACTGTCGTTCGTCAAGTGAAACCAATTCTATCTGTTAATCAAGAAGATGCACGTCGAAGAGTACTCACGTTATATAAAGCATGGATCCGTCAAGTACCAATCTCAT TGTTAAGTTACGATATTCCTAAAACTGAAGCagaatgtaagaaaaaaatacgtgaagaATTTAAGCGTCATGCTCATCTGACTGATCTAAGGATAATTGACAAGCTTATTATAAGG GGTCAAATGGAATTGCAAGAAGTAGCAAATGTGTGGAAAACTAAAGGAGGAGTTATGCATTATTGGAAGGAAACGTGGGAAAAGAAGCCAACTGATTTCATGTCAAAATTTCTTAGTGGTCAGGATTAA